The following is a genomic window from Hymenobacter sp. APR13.
TGATTCAGAGTCTTTTTTACATGCTGAAGCTGTCAGGAGTATACAGCAGGAAAGCCAGTAAGTCAGACGTAGGGAGGATAGCATAGGAGTAGGATGGTTGGTACGCTAAAAGTAGCAGTGAATACCTCCTGTTCCATGTCCATAATTGACTTATTTCAGGCTTTGTTTTGTGGTGTTTATGGCGGTTAATAGTCTGAATTTCAGTGATTTTTACACGGTATAAAGGATATTGGTTGTTAGTGTTTTTTAATGGTTTGCAGCGGGTCGGTTTCCATGCGAAACGGCCCCGCTGAACAGGTGTCAGCGGGGCCGTTTATTAGGGCGGCACAAGCTAAAGGGTGTGCTACATAAACACCTTGCGCAACGCCCACAAACTCCACACAATCACCATCAGGCCCACGCCCACGAACATCCAGCGGACGGGCAGGCGGCCGGCGAGGCGGGCGGCCAGCGGCGCGGCGGCCACGCCCCCGATGATGAGGCCCAGGATAATCTGCCAATGCGAAATGCCCAGGGTGGCGAAAAACGTGACGGCGCTGGCAAACGTGACAAAAAACTCCGTGACGCTCACCGAGCCAATCACGTACTGCGGCGTGCGGCCCCCGGCAATGAGCGTGCTGGTGACCAGCGGCCCCCAGCCGCCCCCGCCAAACGAATCGAGGAAGCCGCCGGCCGCGGCCAGGATGCCCAGTTTCTTGTGCTTCTTGCGCGGGCCGGGCTTGCTGAAGGCCTTGCTGATGATGCGGATGCCCAGCAGCAGCAGATACACCGCCAGGAACGGCTTCACGTAGCCGGCGTAGGTTTCGCCGAACTTCGAGAGCAGGTAGGCCCCCGCAATGGCGCCCAGCACGCCCGGAATCAGGAGCACTTTGAACAGGCGCTTGTTCACGTTGCCGAAGCGGTAGTGGTGGTAGCCCGAGGCTCCGCTGGCAAACATTTCGGCGGTGTGGATGCTGGCACTCACGGCCGCCGGGGCAATGTTCAGGCTCATCAGGCTGATGGCCGTAACCACGCCGTAGCCCATGCCCAGCAGTCCATCAATGAGCTGTGCGCCGAAGCCGATGGCCACGAACAGCCAGAAGGTTTCGGCGTGAGTGGCAGCGTCCCAGACTTGCTCCAGGGTGAAATAGTAGCTCAGAATGTTGAACACCAGCATGGCCGCAAAGGCCAGCAGCGCCCCGGTGGCAATTTTGCGCCACCGCGCCGCGGCGGGTGATTCGTAGGCCGGCCCGCCGGTCAGCTCGGCCGTTACGGCGTTCAGCGACTTTACCTTTTGGGCGAAGTCGCCGCCCACCTTCTCCCGAATCTGCGACATGCGCTGGAGCACGTCGTGCAGCTCGTCGGGGAGGGTGTGGGTGAGCATTTCGCGCAGGCGCTTGGCAATGGTGGGCGACTTACCGTTGGTGCTGATGGCAATTTTCAGGTCACCCTTCTGCACGATGGAGCCCAGGTAAAAGTCGCAGGCGGCGGGCGTGTCGGCCACGTTGCAGAGCAGGCGCTGGCGGGTGGCGTCAGCCTTGATCTGCAGGTTCAGGGCTTTGTCGTTGGTGGCCACAATCACCAGGTCGTGGCCGACGAGGTGGGTGGGGTCGTAGGGCTGCTCGCGCAGCTGCACGGCGGGGTGCTGGCCGGCCAGCACCCGCAGCTCGGGCCTAAACCAGGTAGCCACCACCGTAATGGCCGCGTTGGGGCTGTTGGCCAGCATGGCCGAGAGCTTCTCGAAGCCCACGGCCCCGCCGCCCACCAGCAGCACGTGCATCTGTTCCAGCTTCAGAAACACCGGAAACAGCCGGTTGCCATCGGGCACCGCCGGGGGCGGCTCGGGCTGGGGCAGGGCGTTGTTGGAGGAAAGGGGCATGGTTGGCGGTGTTGGTTGGGGTCGGATGCAGGAAAGAAGTTGGCCGTCATGCTGAGCTTGCCGAAGCATCTCTACCGCTTCGTTGTGTAAGTGCAGGCGAAGCGGTAGAGATGCTTCGGCAAGCTCAGCATGACGTTCTATCGGTTACTCATGAAACGTCAGGCCGCTTGCGGTGGGCTGCACGTAGCCCTGGCGGATGACGAAATCACCAAACCGCTCCTGGGGCTGGCGGTTCTGGGCGTAGTCGGCGAGCAGGGGCGTGAGCTCCCGCACGATGCCGTCTTCGTCCAGCATTTCCTTGTAGAGCTTGTTCATCCGCTCCCCGTTGAAAGCGGCACCGAGGTACAGGTTGTAGCGGCCCACGGCCCGGCCCACCAGCCCGATTTCGCCGAGGTAGGGGCGGGCGCAGCCGTTGGGGCAGCCCGTCATCCGCAGCAGAATATCGTTCTGAGCCAGACCCTGTTGGCGAATCACCCGATCCAATCTATCCAATAATTCCGGAAGATACCGCTCGGCCTCCGCGAAGGCCAGCGTGCAGGTGGGCAGGGCCACGCAGGCCAGCGCCCCGCGCCGCAGGGCCGTATATTCCTTGCCGGCCTCGATGGCCACGCCGTGCTGCTGCAACATGGCCTGCACGCTCAGCCGGTGCTCGGGGGCAATGTTGGCGATGATCAGGTTCTGGTTGCCGGTGAGGCGGAAGTCGCCGGTGTGAAAGGCGGCAATTTCGCGCAAAGCGGTTTTGAGCGTGTAGCCTTCCCGGTCGAGCACCCGGCCGCCTTCCACGAACAGCGTGAGGTGGGCCCGGCCATCGGCCTGGATGGACCAGCCGTAGGCGTCGCCGGAGCTGCGGAACTGGTAGGGGCGGGCGGGCTCCACCGGGAAGCCCAGGCGCTGGTTTAGCTCGGCTTTAAACACGTCGAGGCCCACGCGGTCCACGGTGTACTTGAGGCGGGAGAACTTGCGGTTTTCCCGGTTGCCCCAGTCGCGCTGAATCGTCACGATTTTCTCGCAGGCGTCCACCACTTTATCGGCGGGTACGAAGCCGATGACGTCGGCCAGGCGGGGGTAGGTGTCGGGCATGCCGAAGGTCATGCCCATGCCGCCGCCCACGGCCACGTTGAAGCCCACCAGCTGGCCCCGCTCCTCTATGGCAATCAGACCCAGGTCGTTGGCGAAGATGTCGGTGTCGTTGTAGGGCGGAATGGCCAGGGCAATCTTGAACTTGCGGGGCAGGTAGGTTTTGCCGTAGATGGGCTCGGCGTCCTCCTCGCCCTCGTTGGGGGCGCTGGTGAACTGGGGCTCGCCGTTCAGCCACAAATCCCAGTAGGCCGAGGTGCGGGGCGTGAGGTGGGCGCTGATCTGCTTCGACACCTCGTACACGGCCGCGTGCAGGGGGCTCTCGTGCGGGTTGGGGTTGCACATCACGTTGCGATTCACGTCGCCGCAGCCCGCAATGCTGTCCAGTAAAGCCTCGTTGAAGCCCTGGATGGTTTTTTTCAGGTCGCGCTTGAGCACGCCGTGCAGCTGAAAGGCCTGGCGGGTGGTGAGCTTGAGCGTGTGGTTGCCGTACTCGTCGGCCAGCTCATCCATGCGCAGCCATTGGGCCGGCGAGGCAATGCCGCCCGGCACCCGCACCCGAATCATGAGCGAGTACAGCGGCTCCAGCTTCTGGCGCTTGCGCTCCGAGTCCAGGTCCCGGTCGGTTTGCTGGTAGGAGCCGTGGAACTTGATCAGGTGGGTATCGTCGGGGTAGAGGGCGCCGGTGAGCGGGTTCACGAGGCTTTCAGCCAAAGTGCCGCGCAGGTAGTTGCTGGCTTCCTTGACGTGCTCGACTTCGGAAAGTTTTGGGGTATCGGCCATGGTGGTGGTTGGATGTCGGTGGTTCCAGGGCGGAAGCCCTGGGCTAGGTAGCGGTTCTCGTTGAGGTGGCTCACCTCATCCCCCGGCCCCTTCTCCTTCAGAGAGGGGGAGCCAGACGAACTGCGCGGTTGTAGAGACGCAATAGTTGGAGTCTCGTCGTTGCTGAGGTCGTTTCGTTGAAGCGGTAAGCGGTGCAGGGCCGGTTGTTCTGGCGGGAGACGCGAAGTGTCGCGTCTCTACAATGGTTGGTGGTTCGCGCGGGGCCGGCTGTTCTGGCGGGAGACGCAAGATGTTGCGTCTCTACATTTATGGACGACACTTATCATCTCACTACTCACGTCTCAGTACTCACTACTAATACACATCCTCCAGAAACCGGCGCGATTTTTTGAGTTGGCGCAGGTACTCGGCGGCGTAGTCGGCGTCGTGGCCGCTTTCCTGCTGGATGATCTGGCGCAGGGCCTGCTGCACGTCGTGGGCCATGCGGGATTTGTCGCCGCACACGTAGAAGTAGGCCCCGTTTTCGAGCTGCTCGTACACGCGGCGGCTCTGTTCCAGCAGGCGGTGCTGCACGTAGAGCTTCTGGGCCTGGTCGCGGGAGAAGGCCACGTCGAGGCGGTCGAGGGTGCCGCGCTTGAGGTGCTGCTGCCACTCGGTCTGGTACAGGAAGTCGGTGGTGAAATGGGGGTTGCCGAACAGCAGCCAGTTGCGGCCGGTAGCGCCGGTTTCGGCCCGCTCCTCCACGAAGGCCCGGAAAGGCGCTACCCCGGTGCCAGGGCCCACCATGATGATGTCGGTGGCAGCGTCCTGCGGCAGCTTGAAGTACTCGTTGCGGTCCACCCACACCCGGGCCGTGTCGCCGATGCTCAGGTGGTCGGCCTGGTAGCCGGAGCAGGCCCCGTGCTTGGCGCGGCCGTAGGTTTCGTAGCGCACGGCCCCCACGGTCAGATGCACTTCCTCGGGGTGGGCCAGCAAGGAGGAGGCAATGGAGTAGGCCCGGGCCGGCAACGGCCGCAGCACCGCCGCCAGCTGCTGCCCCGACAGCTCCACCGGAAACTCAGTGAGCAAGTCGGCCACGTCGCGGCCGTAGAGGTAGGTGCCCAAACCGGCCGTATCGGCCAGAATTTCGCGGAGGCGCGGGTGTTGTGGGGCCACGGCGGCGTAGCGCTCCAGCACGTCGCGGGTGATGACCGACAGTTCCAGCCGCTCGGTGAGGGCGGTGGTCAGGTCCAATTCCTCGGCTTCGAGGCGCACCGGGGCGGCTTCGGAGAGGCGGGCAGCCTGCAGCACCTCCTGCACCAGCGCGGGGCGGTTGCGGGGCTGCACCATCAGGGCATCGCCGGTCTCGTAGGTCAGGCCCGAATCAGCCAGGGAAAACTCCAGGTGGTAGGTTTCCTTGGTGGAGCCCCGGCCGTTGAGCTGAATCTTCTCCAGCAGCTCCGCCCCAAAAGGGTTGCGGGCGTTGTACTCCACGGCGGCGGGCCGCGGGGCCACTTCCGGCGCGTAGCCCGCACCAACCGAAGCCACCAACGGCGCGGCCACGGCGGCACCAGCCGTTACGGGGGCCGGGACGGGCTGCAACTCAATGATGCGGCTGAGCACCTGCTCGGCCCACTGGCGGGTTTCGTCCTCGAAGGTTACGTCGCAGTCCAGCCGCTCGGCCAGGCGGCGGCCGCCCAGCTCGGCCAGGCGCTGGTCGAACTCGAAGCCGGTCTGGCAGAACTGCAGGTAGCTTTTGTCGCCCAGGGCCAATACGGCGTACTGCAGGTCGGGCAGCTTGGGGGCGCGGCTGCTGAGCAGGAACTGGTGCAGCTCCTCGGCCGCCATGGGCGGGTCGCCTTCCCCCTGGGTGCTCACCACCACCAGCAGCAACTGCTCGGTTTTGAGGTCCTTGGTGGGGTAGTCGTTCATGTCGCGCACCTGCGGCTGCAGGCCCCGGCGGCGGGCCGCTTCGGCCACCAGACCGGCGGCTTTCTTGCTGTTGCCGGTCTGGGAGCCAAACAGGATGGTGAGCCGACTAGCCGCGGCTGCTTCTACCACCGCCGGAGCCGGGGCCACGGCCGCAATGGGGGGCGCTGCCGCGCCGGCGCGGCCGTACAAGTAGCCGCTCAGCCACACCAGCTGCTGGGAGGTGAGGCTCGCTGCCAGCTGCTGCAGCGCCTGATCGTCGAGGCCAATGGGAAGCGTGGGGGAAGCTGAAAGAAGAGACATAGGACGTGGTGGTTGGGGCAGTGGGTTGGGCGCGTCAGAGAAGGAAGAGGTCATGCTCTATCTGGCGTCCGCTTGCCGAAGCATCTCTACCGCTTCGTTGTGGCGGTTCAGTAGCCCAGGGTTTAGACCCTGGGCTATGGAGCGTTAATCGGTATAATCAGGTTGGTTAGCCAGCGGTAGAGATGCTTCGACTTCGCTCAGCATGATGTGCTGTTTGTGAATTGCTGTTCAGGCTACCGCCGCGTACAACTCCGGCAGCAGCGCCAGCTTCTCCGGGGTGGCCAGGCGGGTGACTTCGCCGATGATGATGATGGCCGGCGCGCCGATTTCGGCGGCGGCGGCGCGGGCGGGCAGCTCGGCTACGGGGCCGGTGACCAGCCGGGCGTGGGGCAGGGTGCCGTTCTGGATGATGGCGGCCGGGGTGTCTGCGTGGCCCTGCTCGCAGAAGGCCCGCACGATGCGCGGCAGTTCGCCCAGGCCCATCAGAATGACGGTGGTGCCACGGGCGTCGCGGGCGGCTTCCCGGATGCTGCCGGCCAGCTCGCCGGTGGCGGTGGTGGCCGTAATCACCCGAAACCCTTCGCTCAGGCCACGGTGCGTGACGGGAATACCGGCTGCCCCGGCGGCGGCCACCGCGCTGCTGATGCCGGGCACGTAGTCCGTCAGCAGACCGTGGGCTTCGGCGTAGAGCATTTCCTCCCGGCCGCGCCCGAACACAAACGGGTCGCCGCCCTTGAGGCGCACCACGTGGCCGTAGCGGCGGGCGTAATCCACAATCAGGGCGTTGATGTCGTCCTGCGAGTGGCTGCGCATGCCGCGCCGCTTGCCCACGGGCACCAGCACGGCCTCGGGGCGGGCGTGCCCGAGCAGGGCGCGGTTGGCCAGCGCGTCGTACAAAATCACATCGGCTTCCGACAGCACCCGCGCCCCTTTGAGCGTGAGCAGCTCCGGGTCGCCGGGGCCGGCACCCAGTACCGTAAGGCGGGGCGTTTGCATCAGTGAATGAGTGAGTTGGTGAATGAGTGAATTGGGGAAGGCACTGTCATGCTGAGCGGAGGCGGAGCCGCAGTCGAAGCATCTCTACTTCTGACTAATCAATTGGCAGTGCAACGAAGCGGTAGAGATGCTTCGACTGCGGCTGCGCCTTCGCTCAGCATGACGTTCGTCAGCAGCCTAAATCGAAAAGGCTACTGGCGGCGCAACGGGGGCGGTGAAGTACTCGGAGTTAGCGGCTTCTACCAGGCCGGCGGCCAGGGTGTCGCCGGTCAGCTCGTCGACCAGGATGAAGGAGCCGGTGGTGCGGTTGTCGGCGTAGTGGTCCACGGCCAGGGGCAGGGCGGTTTTGAGGCGCACCCGCACGATGTCGTTGAGCTGGGCCTGCTCGGTGTGCACCCGGGCGAAGGTCTGCACGTTCACCTTGTAGAGAATGGCCGACACGGCTGCTTTCGATAGGGCCGAGTGGTGCTGCACCAGCAGCTTACGGCCGGGCCACAAAGGCTGCTCGCTCATCCAGCACAGGGTGGCTTCCAGCTCGCGGGTGAGGGTGGGCTCCTCGGGGCCGGCGGGCACCAGGGCGTCGCCGCGGCTCACGTCCACGTCGTCGCGCAGGCGAATAACCACGGCCTGCGGGGCCGCGGCCGTTTCCACTTCCTGCTGGTTCACCTCAATGGCTTCGATTTCCGATTCCAGGCCTGAGGGCAGCACCCGCACGCGCTGGCCGCGGCGGTACTGGCCGCTCAGAATCTGGCCAGCGTAGCCGCGGTAGTCGGGCAGCTCGGGCGTCTGGGGCCGGATGACGTACTGCACCTGGAAGCGGGGCGCGGCCTCGGTTTCCTGAGCGCCGGGCACGCTTTCCAGGTGCTGGAGCAGGCTGGGGCCGGTGTACCAGGGCAAGTGCTGGCTGGGCTTCACCACGTTGTCGCCCTGCAAGGCGCTCAGCGGAATGGCCGTAGCGGCGGGCAGGTTGAAATGGTTGGTCAGCTCGGCGTAGTCGGTGGCAATGCGGGCAAACACGGCCTCGTCGTAGTTCACCAGGTCCATTTTGTTCACGGCCAGCACAAAATGCCGGATGCCCAGCAGCGCGGCAATGAGGGTGTGGCGGCGGGTTTGCTCAATCACGCCCTGGCGGGCATCCACCAGCACAATGGCCAGATCAGCGTTGCTGGCACCCGTGACCATGTTGCGGGTGTACTGCACGTGGCCGGGCGCATCGGTAATGATGAACTTGCGGCGGGGCGTGGTGAAGTACTTGTAGGCCACGTCGATGGTGATGCCCTGTTCCCGCTCGGCGCGCAGGCCGTCGGTCAGCAACGCCAAATCCACGGTGCCATTGGAAGCCTGCCGCTTCTCCAGCGCCGCCAGCACGTCCAGCGACACGGATTCGGAGTCGTACAGCAGCCGCCCAATCAGGGTGCTCTTGCCGTCATCCACGCTCCCGCAGGTGATAAATCGAAGTAAGTCCACGGTTGTAATGTGAAGAATGTGGGTGAATGTGAGAAATGTGAAAAATGACTGTTCAGCGAAGTGGAATGAGTGGTGAGAAAGAGCAGCAGAGCGGCGCGTCATTGTGCCGGACGGTGCACCCTTTATTTCTCACATTCACCCACATTCGTCACATTTCACACATTTAGAAATATCCGTTCCGCTTGCGGTCTTCCATGCCGGCTTCGGAGATGTTGTCGTCGAGGCGGGTGGCGCCCCGCTCGCTTACTTTGGCCAGCAGCAGGTCCTGGATGATGTCTTCCACGGTGCGGGCGTCGCTTTCCACGGCGGCGGTGCAGGTGGAGTCGCCCACGGTGCGGAAGCGCACCTGCCGGGTCACGATTTCGTCTTCGTCATCGAGCTGCAAATGCTCGGTGAGGCCCAGCAGCTGGCCCGAGGGCAGCACCACGCAGGTACGCTCGTGGCCGAAGTAGATGTCGGGCAGCGGAATGTTTTCGCGCTGGATGTAGCGCCACACGTCCAGCTCCGTCCAGTTGGAAATCGGGAACACGCGCACGTTTTCGCCCTTCTGGATGCGGCCGTTGTAGATGTTCCAGAGCTCGGGGCGCTGGCGCTTGGGGTCCCACTGGCCAAATTCGTCGCGCACCGAGAAGATGCGCTCCTTGGCCCGGGCCTTTTCCTCGTCGCGGCGGGCCCCGCCGATGCAGGCGTCGAACTCAAACTCCTCGATTACCTCCAGCAGCGTGTAGGTCTGCAGCGGGTTGCGGCTGGGGTACTTGCCGCCCGGCTCACGCAGGCGCTGCCGCTTAATCGTATCCTCCACCTTGCGCACCACCAGCTTTTCGCCCAGCTGGGCGGCTAGCTGGTCGCGGTAGGCCAGCACCTCGGGGAAGTTGTGGCCGGTATCCACGTGCACCAGCGGGAAGGGGAAGCGGCCGGGGCGGAAGGCTTTCTCGGCCAAACGCGTGAGTACAATGGAATCCTTGCCGCCCGAAAACAGCAGGGCCGGCCGCTCAAACTGCCCCGCCACCTCCCGCAGGATGTGGATGGCTTCGGCTTCCAGCCGGTCGAGGTAATCGAAAGTGGTACTCATATTTGTCTGGATTTCAGTTCTGTTGTTGTCCGTCATGCTGAGCGCAGCCGAAGCATCTCTACCGCTTCGTTGTGGCGGTTCATTAACCCAAGGTTTAAACCCTGGGCTATGGAGCGGTTGACGTTGGAATCAACTTGATTAGCCAGCGGTAGAAATGCTTCGACTTCGCTCAGCATGACGTTCTTTTTTGCCGTGCTATCTGGCCGGAACCGGCTCCACCACCGGGTCGGGGCCGTCGTGATGCGCGGTGGCGTGCAGGCCGCACTCCTTGGCCGAAAGGTCTTCCCACCACCAGCGGCCGGCCCGGAAATCCTCGCCGGGCTTGATGGCGCGGGTGCAGGGGGCGCAGCCGATGCTCACGAAGCCCTGCTGGTGCAGCGGGTTCACCGGAATGCCCTCTTGCTGCACAAAGGCCAGCGCCTGCTCCCAGGTCCAGTCGAAGAGCGGGTGGATTTTTACGAGTTGGTGCGCCGCGTCCCACTCCACGGGGTCCATCGTCTGCCGGTTCTGCGACTGTTCGGCCCGGATGCCGGTCACCCAGGCCCCGCGGCCGGCCAGGGCCCGGTTCAGGGGCTCCACCTTGCGGATGTGGCAGCACTCCTTGCGGTTGTCCACGCTCTCGTAGAAGGAGTTCGGGCCTTTCTGCAGGAGCAGGTTTTCCAGGTCCTCGCGCTGCGGGGCGTACACCGCAATGGGCTTCTGGTAGCGGATCAGCGTCTTATTCCAGGTAGAGTAGGTTTCCTGGAAGTTGCGGCCGGTATCGAGGGTGAACACCTCAATGGGCAAGTTGTGGGCGAAAATCAGGTGGCTGATGATCTGGTCTTCCAGCCCGAACGAGGTGGAA
Proteins encoded in this region:
- a CDS encoding sulfate adenylyltransferase subunit 1, producing the protein MDLLRFITCGSVDDGKSTLIGRLLYDSESVSLDVLAALEKRQASNGTVDLALLTDGLRAEREQGITIDVAYKYFTTPRRKFIITDAPGHVQYTRNMVTGASNADLAIVLVDARQGVIEQTRRHTLIAALLGIRHFVLAVNKMDLVNYDEAVFARIATDYAELTNHFNLPAATAIPLSALQGDNVVKPSQHLPWYTGPSLLQHLESVPGAQETEAAPRFQVQYVIRPQTPELPDYRGYAGQILSGQYRRGQRVRVLPSGLESEIEAIEVNQQEVETAAAPQAVVIRLRDDVDVSRGDALVPAGPEEPTLTRELEATLCWMSEQPLWPGRKLLVQHHSALSKAAVSAILYKVNVQTFARVHTEQAQLNDIVRVRLKTALPLAVDHYADNRTTGSFILVDELTGDTLAAGLVEAANSEYFTAPVAPPVAFSI
- a CDS encoding TSUP family transporter: MPLSSNNALPQPEPPPAVPDGNRLFPVFLKLEQMHVLLVGGGAVGFEKLSAMLANSPNAAITVVATWFRPELRVLAGQHPAVQLREQPYDPTHLVGHDLVIVATNDKALNLQIKADATRQRLLCNVADTPAACDFYLGSIVQKGDLKIAISTNGKSPTIAKRLREMLTHTLPDELHDVLQRMSQIREKVGGDFAQKVKSLNAVTAELTGGPAYESPAAARWRKIATGALLAFAAMLVFNILSYYFTLEQVWDAATHAETFWLFVAIGFGAQLIDGLLGMGYGVVTAISLMSLNIAPAAVSASIHTAEMFASGASGYHHYRFGNVNKRLFKVLLIPGVLGAIAGAYLLSKFGETYAGYVKPFLAVYLLLLGIRIISKAFSKPGPRKKHKKLGILAAAGGFLDSFGGGGWGPLVTSTLIAGGRTPQYVIGSVSVTEFFVTFASAVTFFATLGISHWQIILGLIIGGVAAAPLAARLAGRLPVRWMFVGVGLMVIVWSLWALRKVFM
- the cysD gene encoding sulfate adenylyltransferase subunit CysD; the encoded protein is MTDNNRTEIQTNMSTTFDYLDRLEAEAIHILREVAGQFERPALLFSGGKDSIVLTRLAEKAFRPGRFPFPLVHVDTGHNFPEVLAYRDQLAAQLGEKLVVRKVEDTIKRQRLREPGGKYPSRNPLQTYTLLEVIEEFEFDACIGGARRDEEKARAKERIFSVRDEFGQWDPKRQRPELWNIYNGRIQKGENVRVFPISNWTELDVWRYIQRENIPLPDIYFGHERTCVVLPSGQLLGLTEHLQLDDEDEIVTRQVRFRTVGDSTCTAAVESDARTVEDIIQDLLLAKVSERGATRLDDNISEAGMEDRKRNGYF
- a CDS encoding phosphoadenylyl-sulfate reductase; its protein translation is MPAADAAPAAHALLDRLRPLIVAASALERLRLVADTFPGQAVFSTSFGLEDQIISHLIFAHNLPIEVFTLDTGRNFQETYSTWNKTLIRYQKPIAVYAPQREDLENLLLQKGPNSFYESVDNRKECCHIRKVEPLNRALAGRGAWVTGIRAEQSQNRQTMDPVEWDAAHQLVKIHPLFDWTWEQALAFVQQEGIPVNPLHQQGFVSIGCAPCTRAIKPGEDFRAGRWWWEDLSAKECGLHATAHHDGPDPVVEPVPAR
- a CDS encoding assimilatory sulfite reductase (NADPH) flavoprotein subunit — encoded protein: MSLLSASPTLPIGLDDQALQQLAASLTSQQLVWLSGYLYGRAGAAAPPIAAVAPAPAVVEAAAASRLTILFGSQTGNSKKAAGLVAEAARRRGLQPQVRDMNDYPTKDLKTEQLLLVVVSTQGEGDPPMAAEELHQFLLSSRAPKLPDLQYAVLALGDKSYLQFCQTGFEFDQRLAELGGRRLAERLDCDVTFEDETRQWAEQVLSRIIELQPVPAPVTAGAAVAAPLVASVGAGYAPEVAPRPAAVEYNARNPFGAELLEKIQLNGRGSTKETYHLEFSLADSGLTYETGDALMVQPRNRPALVQEVLQAARLSEAAPVRLEAEELDLTTALTERLELSVITRDVLERYAAVAPQHPRLREILADTAGLGTYLYGRDVADLLTEFPVELSGQQLAAVLRPLPARAYSIASSLLAHPEEVHLTVGAVRYETYGRAKHGACSGYQADHLSIGDTARVWVDRNEYFKLPQDAATDIIMVGPGTGVAPFRAFVEERAETGATGRNWLLFGNPHFTTDFLYQTEWQQHLKRGTLDRLDVAFSRDQAQKLYVQHRLLEQSRRVYEQLENGAYFYVCGDKSRMAHDVQQALRQIIQQESGHDADYAAEYLRQLKKSRRFLEDVY
- the cobA gene encoding uroporphyrinogen-III C-methyltransferase; translation: MQTPRLTVLGAGPGDPELLTLKGARVLSEADVILYDALANRALLGHARPEAVLVPVGKRRGMRSHSQDDINALIVDYARRYGHVVRLKGGDPFVFGRGREEMLYAEAHGLLTDYVPGISSAVAAAGAAGIPVTHRGLSEGFRVITATTATGELAGSIREAARDARGTTVILMGLGELPRIVRAFCEQGHADTPAAIIQNGTLPHARLVTGPVAELPARAAAAEIGAPAIIIIGEVTRLATPEKLALLPELYAAVA
- a CDS encoding NADPH-dependent assimilatory sulfite reductase hemoprotein subunit codes for the protein MADTPKLSEVEHVKEASNYLRGTLAESLVNPLTGALYPDDTHLIKFHGSYQQTDRDLDSERKRQKLEPLYSLMIRVRVPGGIASPAQWLRMDELADEYGNHTLKLTTRQAFQLHGVLKRDLKKTIQGFNEALLDSIAGCGDVNRNVMCNPNPHESPLHAAVYEVSKQISAHLTPRTSAYWDLWLNGEPQFTSAPNEGEEDAEPIYGKTYLPRKFKIALAIPPYNDTDIFANDLGLIAIEERGQLVGFNVAVGGGMGMTFGMPDTYPRLADVIGFVPADKVVDACEKIVTIQRDWGNRENRKFSRLKYTVDRVGLDVFKAELNQRLGFPVEPARPYQFRSSGDAYGWSIQADGRAHLTLFVEGGRVLDREGYTLKTALREIAAFHTGDFRLTGNQNLIIANIAPEHRLSVQAMLQQHGVAIEAGKEYTALRRGALACVALPTCTLAFAEAERYLPELLDRLDRVIRQQGLAQNDILLRMTGCPNGCARPYLGEIGLVGRAVGRYNLYLGAAFNGERMNKLYKEMLDEDGIVRELTPLLADYAQNRQPQERFGDFVIRQGYVQPTASGLTFHE